In Panicum virgatum strain AP13 chromosome 4N, P.virgatum_v5, whole genome shotgun sequence, a single window of DNA contains:
- the LOC120670482 gene encoding uncharacterized protein LOC120670482: MADLGNSTPRSGSQNSAEEEAHVASLLQKMNLTHDEGAFAAFNDDEEEADDVREWALIGKVLSPSTLHITTITNAMRPAWGNPFGLTLRSIGEKGENLFIAEFGCQEDKFKAMNGSPWMVGKHAVILREYDETLKPSDICFSHMEMWVHILNLPLGWMNEKRGTRAAELIGEVVKIDTGADGKISGEFVRARVAIDIEKPLRRGVLLKTDRTKPPDWYEIQYEKLPFFCFSCGLLGHTHLECPTLAPRNVLGKLPYELKLRAPDDRRKKHQSFGAAAADSFGNSSGSGRTSTTRQSSNAHPQTPEEGKGKGKADDEEATSPLKQKGRAYSRKGANPKKVFAEKKQADILGQRKRKPEENAVSELKTPAASPIVVPSGLVSDRIAQLANVSGQAEIDSEMQKKQKVSNNTNARSAAAVLDSPRRAQ; encoded by the coding sequence ATGGCAGATCTGGGCAATAGCACACCACGGTCGGGATCACAAAATTCTGCGGAGGAAGAGGCCCATGTCGCTAGCCTCCTGCAGAAGATGAACCTGACGCATGATGAGGGCGCTTTTGCTGCCTTCAACGATGATGAGGAGGAAGCAGATGACGTACGTGAATGGGCCTTGATCGGTAAGGTCCTGTCGCCATCGACGCTCCACATCACAACAATCACGAACGCGATGAGACCGGCCTGGGGCAATCCCTTTGGGCTCACTCTACGATCAATTGGTGAGAAGGGTGAGAATCTCTTTATCGCCGAGTTTGGATGTCAGGAGGACAAGTTTAAGGCCATGAATGGTTCTCCATGGATGGTGGGGAAACATGCTGTCATCCTGAGGGAGTACGATGAAACTCTAAAACCCTCTGACATATGCTTCTCGCATATGGAGATGTGGGTACATATCCTGAATCTCCCACTTGGCTGGATGAATGAGAAACGTGGCACTCGTGCTGCAGAATTAATTGGTGAAGTGGTAAAGATTGATACAGGTGCAGATGGTAAGATCAGTGGCGAGTTTGTGCGAGCACGGGTTGCCATAGACATTGAGAAACCTCTACGCCGAGGGGTGCTCCTGAAGACTGATCGTACCAAGCCACCTGACTGGTATGAAATCCAATATGAGAAGCTTCCTTTCTTCTGTTTCTCGTGTGGCCTTTTGGGACACACGCATCTTGAATGCCCCACCCTAGCACCAAGAAATGTGCTGGGTAAACTCCCATATGAACTTAAGCTGCGTGCACCTGATGATCGGAGGAAAAAGCACCAGAGCTTTGGAGCTGCTGCAGCAGATTCTTTTGGCAACTCTTCAGGCAGTGGACGTACCTCTACTACAAGGCAAAGCTCTAATGCACACCCGCAGACAcctgaagaaggaaaaggaaagggGAAGGCTGATGATGAGGAGGCCACTTCGCCGCTGAAGCAGAAAGGGAGGGCCTATAGCAGGAAAGGAGCCAACCCAAAAAAAGTTTTCGCAGAGAAAAAACAAGCTGACATTCTGGGACAGCGCAAGAGGAAGCCAGAGGAGAACGCAGTGTCAGAACTAAAAACTCCAGCAGCCTCCCCAATTGTGGTGCCCTCAGGTTTGGTGAGTGACCGAATTGCTCAGCTTGCCAATGTATCTGGTCAGGCTGAGATTGATTCAGAGATGCAAAAGAAACAGAAAGTCTCAAACAACACAAATGCAAGATCGGCGGCGGCTGTGCTTGACAGCCCCCGCCGCGCACAATGA